A stretch of the Aegilops tauschii subsp. strangulata cultivar AL8/78 chromosome 4, Aet v6.0, whole genome shotgun sequence genome encodes the following:
- the LOC109740366 gene encoding V-type proton ATPase subunit a3 yields MARSGGGCCPSMDLMRSEAMQLLQVIIPTESAHLAVSHLGDLGLIQFKDLNADKSPFQRTYAAQIKRCAEMARKLRFFKEQMSKAGILVSPMQSTETPLDFDDMEVKLGELEAELTEVNANDEKLQRAHNELLEYSTVLQKAGEFFYSAQRSAAAQHRQMEANQSGETSLESPLLEQDMLTDASKQVKLGSLSGLVPKEKAMAFERILFRATRGNILLRQESVDEPVTDPQSGEKVYKNTFVVFYSGERAKAKILKICDAFRANRYPFPEDLAKQTHTVQEVSGKISELKATIDMGLAHRDSILKTIASEFEHWNHLAKKEKSIYHTLNMLSVDVTKKCLVGEGWSPVFAANQIQDALQRATLESKSQVGSIFQVLNTKESPPTYFQTNKFTSAFQEIVDAYGVAKYQEANPGVYTIITFPFLFAVMFGDWGHGICILLATLYLIIREKKFASQKLGDIMEMMFGGRYIIMMMSIFSIYTGLIYNEFFSVPFELFAKSAYACRDSSCSDSTTEGLIKVRDTYPFGVDPVWHGSRSELPFLNSLKMKMSILLGVSQMNLGIFMSYFNAKFFRNSVNIWYQFVPQLIFLNSLFGYLSMLIIIKWCTGSKADLYHVMIYMFLSPTDDMGENQLFPGQKTLQQVLLLLALVSVPWMLIPKPFFLKWEHERRHQGHQYAMLEGADESVVAELGEHNEESNHHEEFEFSEIFVHQLIHTIEFVLGAVSNTASYLRLWALSLAHSELSTVFYDKVLLLTLGYNNIFILAIGVVVFICATVGVLLVMETLSAFLHALRLHWVEFQNKFYEGDGYKFAPFSFALISEDEE; encoded by the exons ATGGCGCGCAGCGGAGGGGGCTGCTGCCCCTCCATGGATCTGATGCGGTCGGAGGCGATGCAGCTCCTGCAGGTCATCATCCCCACCGAGTCCGCGCACCTCGCCGTCTCCCACCTCGGCGATCTGGGCCTCATCCAGTTCAAAGAC CTCAACGCAGACAAGAGCCCGTTTCAACGCACCTATGCTGCCCAg ATCAAAAGGTGTGCCGAAATGGCCCGCAAGCTGCGATTTTTTAAGGAACAAATGTCGAAAGCTGGAATACTAGTTTCTCCTATGCAATCAACCGAAACTCCTCTGGATTTTGATGACATGGAG GTAAAGCTTGGAGAACTGGAAGCTGAACTAACTGAAGTAAATGCAAACGATGAAAAATTACAACGGGCCCACAATGAGCTACTGGAGTACAGTACTGTTCTTCAAAAG GCTGGTGAGTTTTTCTATTCAGCTCAAAGAAGCGCTGCAGCACAACACAGGCAAATGGAAGCAAATCAGTCTGGTGAGACTTCCCTGGAGAGTCCTCTGTTGGAGCAG GATATGTTAACAGATGCATCGAAACAAGTGAAACTTGGCTCTTTGAGTGGTCTTGTGCCAAAGGAAAAGGCCATGGCTTTTGAACGTATCTTATTCCGTGCCACAAGGGGCAACATTTTGCTCAGACAGGAGTCTGTTGATGAACCTGTCACTGATCCGCAATCCGGAGAAAAG GTGTACAAAAATACATTTGTCGTATTCTACTCTGGGGAGAGGGCAAAGGCCAAAATTCTGAAGATATGTGATGCTTTTCGTGCAAACCGTTACCCTTTTCCTGAAGACCTTGCTAAACAAACACATACTGTTCAGGAG GTATCTGGAAAGATATCAGAGTTAAAGGCAACAATTGACATGGGATTAGCTCATCGTGACAGTATACTCAAAACTATTGCATCAGAGTTTGAGCATTGGAACCATCTG GCAAAAAAGGAAAAATCAATTTACCACACTCTAAACATGTTGAGCGTTGATGTGACGAAGAAATGCTTAGTTGGTGAGGGCTGGAGTCCAGTTTTCGCAGCTAATCAG ATTCAGGATGCACTTCAGCGTGCTACTCTCGAGAGCAAATCCCAAGTTGGCTCGATTTTTCAGGTTCTTAACACAAAAGAGTCTCCTCCAACATATTTCCAAACAAACAAATTTACCTCAGCCTTCCAGGAAATTGTTGACGCATATGG GGTAGCTAAGTATCAAGAAGCGAATCCTGGTGTATACACTATTATCACTTTTCCTTTCTTATTTGCTGTCATGTTTGGAGATTGGGGTCATGGAATTTGCATATTACTTGCAACACTCTATCTGATAATCCGAGAGAAGAAATTTGCTTCACAG AAACTTGGAGACATAATGGAGATGATGTTTGGAGGCCGCTACATAATTATGATGATGTCAATTTTCTCAATCTACACAGGATTAATATACAATGAGTTTTTCTCCGTTCCATTTGAACTTTTTGCTAAATCAGCCTATGCATGCCGCGATTCTTCTTGTAG TGATTCTACTACTGAAGGGTTAATCAAGGTAAGGGATACTTACCCGTTCGGCGTGGACCCTGTGTGGCATGGTAGTCGAAGTGAGCTGCCATTTCTCAACTCACTGAAGATGAAAATGTCAATTCTTCTTGGAGTGTCACAAATGAACCTTGGAATTTTTATGAGTTACTTTAATGCGAAATTCTTCAGGAACAGTGTTAATATCTG GTACCAGTTTGTTCCCCAGCTGATCTTCTTGAACAGCTTGTTTGGCTACCTATCCATGCTTATCATCATTAAGTGGTGCACAGGGTCAAAAGCAGATCTGTACCATGTTATGATATATATGTTCCTTAGCCCCACAGATGACATGGGAGAGAACCAGTTATTTCCTGGCCAGAAAACTTTACAG CAAGTTTTGCTTCTACTTGCTCTGGTATCTGTTCCCTGGATGCTGATTCCAAAGCCATTTTTCTTGAAATGGGAACATGAGCGA AGGCATCAAGGACATCAGTACGCCATGCTTGAGGGTGCAGATGAATCAGTTGTAGCAGAGTTGGGGGAGCATAATGAAGAATCGAACCACCATGAGGAGTTTGAGTTCAGTGAAATATTTGTTCACCAGCTGATCCATACAATTGAGTTTGTTCTTGGTGCAGTCTCAAATACTGCTTCATATCTTCGTCTCTGGGCTCTCAG TCTTGCACACTCGGAGTTGTCCACTGTGTTCTATGATAAAGTTCTCCTTCTGACGTTGGG GTACAACAATATTTTTATCCTCGCTATTGGTGTCGTTGTCTTCATCTGTGCCACTGTCGGTGTGTTGCTTGTTATGGAGACCCTAAGCGCATTCCTTCACGCCCTGAGGCTCCATTGGGTGGAGTTCCAGAACAAGTTCTATGAGGGTGATGGTTACAAGTTCGCACCATTCTCGTTTGCTCTAATCAGTGAGGATGAAGAGTGA